The Sediminispirochaeta smaragdinae DSM 11293 genome has a segment encoding these proteins:
- a CDS encoding NERD domain-containing protein, with the protein MIEAILNKKIRQNKRYWEDVIFSSVFGMLKYLNKGILYDVLKNAKTLNEKENKFYYLKDQLNFIDSDNINYEFWKHLQLKDCKRCEPDLIIEGPNSIVCIEAKYKSGKSSKKDNSNVPNDQLAKEYDNLSYYKGKKQLYLIYLTSSLRYPIEDIKESIDEYNNKRKLPITIYWLNWNKIYCQLDKCRHNKRIIDDICLVLEYFYLDYFTHFKISSDKEYKRIDWRFR; encoded by the coding sequence TTGATAGAAGCAATCCTTAATAAAAAGATTAGGCAAAACAAAAGATACTGGGAAGATGTTATTTTTTCATCTGTATTTGGTATGCTTAAATATTTGAACAAGGGAATCCTTTATGATGTACTAAAGAACGCTAAAACTCTAAATGAGAAAGAAAATAAATTTTATTATTTAAAAGATCAACTTAATTTTATTGATAGTGATAATATCAATTATGAATTCTGGAAACATCTACAGCTAAAGGATTGTAAAAGATGTGAACCTGATTTGATTATAGAGGGCCCCAATTCAATTGTATGTATTGAAGCAAAGTATAAATCAGGTAAGAGTAGTAAAAAAGATAATAGTAATGTTCCTAATGATCAATTAGCAAAAGAATATGATAATCTTTCATATTACAAAGGGAAAAAACAACTATATTTAATATATTTAACTAGTAGTCTTAGATATCCAATAGAAGATATAAAAGAATCAATAGATGAATATAATAATAAAAGAAAATTACCAATAACAATATATTGGTTAAATTGGAATAAAATATACTGTCAATTAGATAAATGCAGACATAATAAAAGAATAATTGATGATATTTGTTTAGTTTTAGAATATTTTTATTTAGATTACTTTACTCATTTCAAAATAAGTTCTGATAAAGAATATAAAAGAATAGACTGGAGGTTTAGATGA
- a CDS encoding ATP-binding protein: MEIIEKFIDEITAHLDIKKFLHINMEMSNQYHFHNSINENNYDYILKNNIYSFEKDELSRNYDLIFGVLPFGIKDFKQYQKYKIPVNYDVIINTLEKLEKNGLGIYTVEPSFFWSTRGKVFIDLLEEKSYFINFCIEAPKGIIPYTNIRPYLIGLSKEKTELFIGSLNELNNVSVLIDNYFNNKSSNNIDFGKLVDINDFTSISNEEVKKEEQILLQHYKNVEFKVVKDIIKSITPVKDSEDFSNSENEIYITKQGNLPSKINHKNFSNLLKIDVNHNLINPKYLEIYFRSSLGQISLKSIQLGSSIPYIRRTDLLKIKIPVPPLIEQSDIVEVNEKLNELKERIASLENEFSLNLSSSKFISEKIETTLNQISHDSINDRIIHCLKTGENKNIEYKESFSLNVKEKEKNPRKDKAIELSALKTIVGFLNSNGGYLLIGVDDNATIFGIEDELKMLFKNNNDSYLLYIKDKIKNKIGVEFFQYINYQITDFNGTKLLFIEVDKSPLPCCYEKKDFYLRLNPATEKLEGKELIEYIFRRFQNET, from the coding sequence ATGGAAATAATTGAAAAATTCATAGATGAAATAACAGCTCATTTAGATATTAAGAAATTTCTTCATATAAATATGGAAATGAGTAATCAGTACCATTTTCATAATTCAATTAATGAGAATAACTACGATTATATTTTAAAAAACAATATTTATAGCTTTGAAAAAGATGAGCTCTCAAGAAATTATGATCTAATATTTGGAGTACTACCATTTGGTATTAAGGATTTTAAACAATATCAAAAATATAAAATACCAGTTAATTATGATGTAATAATCAATACATTGGAAAAATTAGAGAAAAATGGTCTTGGTATATATACCGTTGAACCTTCTTTCTTTTGGTCTACTAGGGGTAAAGTCTTTATTGATCTACTTGAAGAGAAATCTTATTTTATAAATTTCTGTATTGAAGCGCCAAAGGGAATAATACCATATACAAATATTCGACCTTATTTAATAGGTCTTAGCAAAGAGAAAACAGAACTGTTTATAGGTTCACTTAATGAACTCAATAATGTCAGTGTTTTAATTGATAATTATTTTAATAATAAAAGTTCAAATAATATAGATTTTGGAAAACTCGTCGATATAAATGATTTTACAAGTATATCAAATGAAGAGGTTAAAAAAGAGGAGCAGATTTTACTTCAACATTACAAGAATGTAGAATTTAAAGTAGTCAAAGATATAATTAAAAGCATCACCCCTGTCAAAGATTCAGAGGATTTTAGTAATAGCGAAAATGAAATTTATATAACAAAGCAAGGAAATCTACCAAGTAAAATAAATCATAAGAACTTCAGTAATCTATTAAAGATAGATGTAAATCATAATTTAATTAATCCTAAATACCTTGAAATATATTTCAGATCTAGTCTTGGACAGATTTCATTAAAGTCAATACAACTTGGATCTTCAATCCCTTATATAAGAAGAACTGATTTACTTAAAATCAAGATACCAGTACCACCTCTCATAGAGCAAAGTGATATTGTAGAAGTTAATGAGAAGTTAAATGAATTAAAAGAAAGAATTGCAAGCCTTGAAAACGAGTTTTCTTTAAATCTATCAAGTTCAAAATTTATTTCTGAAAAAATAGAGACTACATTAAATCAAATTAGTCATGATTCTATAAATGACAGAATTATTCATTGTTTAAAAACTGGCGAAAATAAGAATATTGAATATAAAGAATCATTTTCTCTTAATGTAAAAGAAAAAGAGAAAAACCCTAGAAAAGATAAAGCAATTGAATTATCTGCATTGAAAACTATTGTTGGTTTCTTAAATTCTAATGGAGGCTATTTACTTATTGGTGTAGATGATAATGCTACAATTTTTGGTATTGAGGATGAACTAAAAATGTTATTCAAAAATAATAATGATTCCTATCTTCTATATATAAAGGACAAGATAAAAAATAAAATAGGAGTAGAATTCTTTCAATACATTAATTACCAAATTACAGATTTTAATGGCACCAAATTATTATTTATAGAAGTTGATAAATCTCCATTGCCTTGTTGCTATGAGAAAAAGGATTTTTATTTACGATTAAATCCAGCAACTGAAAAATTAGAAGGGAAAGAACTTATCGAATATATATTTAGAAGGTTTCAAAATGAAACATAA
- a CDS encoding PDDEXK-like family protein produces the protein MKTIELFFRNLSEKKYKESDFSDIIASLCNASESFTRIFIDYLFDNKYHEVKGLSVYREFTSEDKKSTIDFKIEDENGCIVCLIENKINDKDDHFEKYMKSFRNEIGFIANYKIENKKDHYKYSKTWPGFYKYIEEKLDNFNDCDRLLINGFRKYIQGVCGIMNDIEKFNLSDIGSLEDLHSYLRSLVQQKDGCKINTNKKSITEYRHGIDFEYKNTELWFGVYTASYSKNLHIGFKAESNINLTEKFKKALLEEGEYYVQPYYEENGNECWFELKDEYYETLVNDKVPTKLKLEIIKNFFDEALSLI, from the coding sequence ATGAAAACTATTGAGTTGTTTTTTCGAAATCTTTCTGAGAAAAAGTACAAAGAATCAGATTTTTCGGATATTATTGCATCGTTATGCAATGCAAGTGAATCTTTTACAAGAATTTTTATAGATTATTTATTCGATAATAAATATCATGAGGTTAAAGGTTTATCCGTGTACAGAGAATTTACTTCTGAAGATAAGAAGAGTACGATAGATTTCAAGATTGAAGATGAAAATGGTTGTATTGTTTGTCTTATAGAAAATAAAATAAACGATAAAGATGATCATTTTGAAAAGTATATGAAAAGTTTTAGGAATGAAATAGGATTTATTGCCAATTACAAAATTGAAAATAAGAAAGACCATTACAAATACTCAAAGACATGGCCTGGGTTTTATAAGTATATCGAAGAGAAATTAGACAATTTTAACGATTGCGACCGTTTGTTAATAAATGGATTCAGAAAATATATACAAGGGGTGTGTGGAATAATGAACGATATAGAAAAATTTAACTTGTCGGATATAGGATCTCTTGAAGATCTACATTCTTATTTAAGATCATTAGTGCAACAAAAAGATGGCTGCAAAATTAATACAAATAAGAAATCAATTACTGAATACCGGCATGGAATTGATTTTGAATATAAAAACACCGAATTGTGGTTTGGTGTTTACACTGCAAGTTATTCTAAAAATCTTCATATAGGTTTTAAAGCTGAATCTAATATAAATCTTACAGAAAAATTCAAAAAAGCTTTGTTAGAAGAGGGGGAATATTACGTTCAACCATATTATGAAGAAAATGGCAATGAGTGCTGGTTCGAGTTAAAAGATGAATATTATGAAACCTTAGTTAATGATAAAGTCCCTACAAAGCTAAAACTTGAAATAATAAAGAACTTTTTTGATGAGGCATTGTCTTTAATATAA